One window from the genome of Ideonella sp. WA131b encodes:
- a CDS encoding DNA-binding protein, producing METATHHSPEARQAATGPAFVPLDRETRPAVDTATAAYWLNRQPQTLRAWACLENGPLRPIRVHGRLAWPVAELRRVLGVPA from the coding sequence ATGGAAACCGCAACGCATCACAGCCCGGAAGCGAGGCAGGCCGCGACCGGCCCCGCCTTCGTTCCGCTTGACCGCGAAACCCGCCCCGCCGTCGATACGGCGACCGCCGCTTACTGGCTGAACCGCCAGCCGCAAACGCTGCGCGCGTGGGCTTGCCTAGAAAACGGCCCGTTGCGTCCCATTCGCGTACACGGCCGGCTGGCATGGCCGGTGGCCGAGCTTCGCCGCGTGCTGGGGGTGCCAGCATGA
- a CDS encoding IS630 family transposase, with amino-acid sequence MLYFGLQWSEELRVAPGIELTDEQEVELTRLARSKRTSVRLAQRAQIVLLAAQGLQNKDIAEQLGVGRVQVARWRERYLQSGLPGIEQDLPRGAPPVKMDVAKLVELTTQSTPVAATHWSTRKMAAVLKVSPSTVMSHWQANGLKPHLVRGFKVSRDPKFVEKLEDIVGLYMSPPEHALVLCCDEKSQVQALDRTQPGLPMKKGRAQTMTHDYKRNGTTTLFAALNVLDGTVIGQCQQRHTHAEWLKFLRKIDRETPKDKTLHLIADNYATHKHPAVQEWLAKRPRFNMHFTPTSASWLNMVERFFRDITVNRLRRGVFTSVPELITAIEKYVAHHNTKPKPFIWTKSAADILQKVIRANARLSSKQNATLH; translated from the coding sequence ATGCTCTACTTCGGTTTGCAATGGAGCGAAGAATTGCGAGTTGCCCCAGGGATAGAGTTGACGGATGAGCAAGAGGTCGAACTGACGAGGCTTGCGCGCTCCAAGCGCACCAGCGTCAGGCTGGCCCAGCGTGCACAGATCGTCCTGCTGGCCGCACAGGGCCTTCAGAACAAGGACATCGCCGAGCAACTGGGCGTAGGGCGCGTGCAGGTTGCTCGCTGGCGCGAGCGCTATCTGCAGTCCGGCCTTCCGGGGATTGAACAGGACCTGCCGCGCGGCGCCCCGCCCGTGAAGATGGACGTTGCCAAGTTGGTGGAGCTGACCACGCAGAGCACGCCCGTGGCTGCCACGCACTGGAGCACTCGCAAGATGGCTGCAGTGCTGAAGGTCAGCCCGAGCACGGTGATGAGCCACTGGCAGGCCAACGGCCTGAAGCCGCACTTGGTGCGCGGCTTCAAGGTGTCCCGCGACCCGAAGTTCGTCGAGAAGCTCGAAGACATCGTGGGCCTGTACATGTCCCCGCCCGAGCACGCGTTGGTGCTTTGCTGCGACGAGAAGAGCCAAGTACAGGCGCTGGACCGCACGCAGCCGGGCCTGCCGATGAAGAAGGGGCGCGCGCAGACGATGACGCACGACTACAAGCGCAATGGCACAACCACGTTGTTCGCGGCGCTCAACGTGCTGGACGGCACCGTCATTGGCCAATGCCAACAGCGTCACACGCACGCAGAGTGGCTGAAGTTCCTGCGCAAGATCGATCGTGAAACGCCCAAGGACAAAACGCTGCACTTGATCGCCGACAACTACGCCACGCACAAGCACCCTGCGGTGCAGGAATGGCTGGCCAAGCGCCCACGCTTCAACATGCATTTCACGCCGACCTCAGCGTCGTGGCTGAACATGGTGGAGCGATTCTTCCGGGACATCACAGTCAATCGGCTGCGCCGTGGCGTGTTCACGAGCGTGCCCGAGTTGATCACTGCCATTGAAAAGTACGTCGCCCATCACAACACCAAACCAAAGCCGTTCATCTGGACC
- a CDS encoding TetR family transcriptional regulator, which yields MARPRSQGFDSQREQLLAAAARLFAIQGYTATTMQQVAEAAGVGKATLYHYVRDKPALLAAIAGGHVARLLALVDEVAAEAAHERLAPEPHLARLIERFLRAYANAQHEHRVLTEDVKFLPEAECTVLLAGQRRVVQAFADAVAAIRPELVPAGLAKPVAMLLFGMINWTFTWLRGDGALCHETLAPLVTQLFIGGLLTLPEPGGGAFSA from the coding sequence GTGGCCCGGCCGCGATCGCAGGGCTTCGACTCGCAGCGCGAGCAGCTGCTGGCCGCCGCCGCGCGACTCTTTGCCATCCAGGGCTACACCGCCACGACGATGCAACAGGTGGCCGAGGCCGCCGGCGTCGGCAAGGCCACGCTGTACCACTACGTGCGCGACAAGCCAGCGCTGCTGGCGGCCATTGCCGGGGGACACGTGGCCCGGCTGCTGGCGCTGGTCGACGAGGTCGCGGCCGAGGCTGCGCACGAGCGGCTCGCGCCCGAGCCGCATCTGGCTCGGCTGATCGAGCGCTTTCTGCGGGCCTACGCGAACGCCCAGCACGAGCACCGCGTGTTGACGGAGGATGTGAAGTTCCTTCCCGAGGCCGAGTGCACGGTGCTGCTGGCCGGCCAGCGCCGTGTGGTGCAGGCCTTTGCCGACGCCGTGGCGGCGATCCGGCCCGAGCTGGTCCCGGCGGGGCTGGCCAAGCCGGTGGCCATGCTGCTCTTCGGCATGATCAACTGGACCTTCACCTGGCTGCGCGGCGACGGCGCCTTGTGCCACGAGACGCTTGCGCCGCTGGTCACCCAGCTCTTCATCGGCGGGCTGCTGACGCTGCCCGAACCTGGGGGCGGCGCCTTCAGCGCCTGA
- a CDS encoding VRR-NUC domain-containing protein has protein sequence MAADLFGLEQAQPRILDRKEAAALVEVLQALRTHPAVAWCERMNSGAARMGARFVRFGWPGCPDVLGQLKDGRLLGVEVKGPAGKLRPAQAEFIGRIRAAGGVGFVARDCRDVLRELDDKRRKPSHEQGEPRPR, from the coding sequence ATGGCTGCTGACCTGTTCGGCCTGGAGCAAGCGCAGCCGCGCATCCTCGACCGCAAGGAAGCCGCCGCCCTGGTGGAAGTGCTGCAGGCCCTGCGCACGCATCCCGCCGTGGCCTGGTGCGAGCGGATGAACTCCGGTGCCGCCCGCATGGGTGCCCGTTTTGTGCGGTTCGGCTGGCCGGGCTGCCCCGACGTGCTGGGGCAACTGAAGGACGGCCGCCTTCTGGGGGTGGAAGTGAAGGGCCCGGCCGGGAAGCTGCGCCCCGCGCAGGCCGAATTCATCGGGCGCATACGGGCAGCCGGTGGCGTGGGCTTCGTGGCCCGCGACTGCCGCGACGTGCTGCGCGAGCTAGACGACAAGCGAAGGAAACCAAGCCATGAGCAAGGCGAACCGCGTCCGCGTTGA
- a CDS encoding VanZ family protein: protein MLALLGVVSWFAFAPVQFRDGGLPLDKLRHLAAFCVLAWVAVQGWGHGRAAGWRIGTALLAFGVFIELVQAQVPGRHASLADVAADAAGIGLGLLAARAFSLRR, encoded by the coding sequence ATGCTGGCCCTGCTGGGGGTGGTGTCGTGGTTCGCGTTCGCACCGGTGCAGTTCCGCGACGGTGGCTTGCCACTGGACAAGTTGCGCCACCTGGCCGCCTTCTGCGTGCTGGCCTGGGTGGCTGTCCAGGGCTGGGGGCATGGCCGCGCGGCCGGGTGGCGCATCGGCACGGCCTTGCTGGCTTTTGGTGTGTTCATCGAGCTCGTGCAGGCCCAGGTGCCGGGGCGGCACGCCAGCCTGGCCGATGTGGCAGCCGATGCCGCCGGCATCGGGCTGGGTCTTCTGGCCGCGCGCGCCTTCAGCCTCAGGCGCTGA
- a CDS encoding HesA/MoeB/ThiF family protein, which yields MTDDQLLRYSRHVLLDEIGIEGQQRLLASHALVVGAGGLGSPVLLFLSSAGVGRITVLDGDTVDATNLQRQIVHSLATLGMPKVQSAAQRIAATNPDVAVDARPVRADAALLDELVPTADVVLDCSDNFATRHVVNAACVRHARPLVSGAALGYDGQVSVYDVRRPGAPCYGCLFPPSVAQPDAACATMGVFAPLVGLIGSVQAAEALKLLLGTGTPLAGRLLMLDARAMRWDELAVSRLPGCEVCHGY from the coding sequence ATGACCGACGACCAGCTCCTGCGCTACAGCCGCCATGTGCTGCTCGACGAGATCGGCATCGAGGGCCAGCAGCGGCTGCTTGCGAGCCACGCACTGGTGGTCGGCGCCGGTGGCCTGGGCTCGCCGGTGCTGCTCTTCCTGAGCAGCGCCGGTGTCGGCCGCATCACGGTGCTCGACGGCGACACGGTGGATGCCACCAACCTGCAGCGGCAGATCGTGCACTCGCTGGCCACCTTGGGCATGCCCAAGGTGCAGTCGGCAGCCCAACGCATCGCCGCCACCAACCCCGACGTCGCGGTCGACGCACGCCCGGTGCGCGCCGATGCCGCGCTGCTGGACGAACTCGTGCCCACAGCCGACGTGGTGCTGGACTGCAGTGACAACTTCGCCACGCGCCATGTCGTCAACGCCGCTTGCGTGCGCCACGCCAGGCCGCTGGTCAGCGGCGCGGCGCTCGGCTACGACGGCCAGGTGAGCGTTTACGACGTACGTCGCCCCGGAGCGCCGTGCTACGGCTGCCTGTTCCCGCCTTCGGTGGCGCAGCCGGACGCGGCCTGCGCCACGATGGGCGTGTTCGCACCGCTGGTGGGCCTGATCGGCAGTGTGCAGGCGGCCGAAGCGCTGAAACTGCTGCTCGGCACCGGCACGCCGCTGGCAGGCCGCTTGCTGATGCTGGACGCCCGCGCCATGCGCTGGGACGAACTTGCGGTATCCCGGCTCCCCGGCTGCGAGGTCTGCCATGGATACTGA
- a CDS encoding 2Fe-2S iron-sulfur cluster binding domain-containing protein, translating into MSLLFHLLRVRAVVPETAEACVVSFEPADGEAALWRFEPGQHLTLRAMVGGQELRRSYSLCAAPGEGLRVGVRRVAGGAFSSWLHEHLKPGDLIEAMPPQGAFGRALALAPRHVLAVAGGSGITPMLSILRAHLAAAPTNRATLVYANRTAASTMFAAELDDLKNRHLARLAVFPVFSREQVDAPLAAGRLDGERLATIVRLVGGGAAVGQAFVCGPHAMNDEVEAALRSAGVDPARIHVERFGVPPAEPATAAEPRPGDAELARTTARITLVRDGLTREFGYIAADGNLLDAAARTGLDVPYSCKSGVCATCRAKLVEGQVRMARNFALEPGDIAAGFVLTCQAHPLTERVVISFDER; encoded by the coding sequence ATGAGCCTGCTTTTCCACCTGCTGCGCGTGCGCGCCGTGGTGCCCGAGACGGCCGAGGCGTGTGTCGTCAGCTTCGAGCCCGCTGACGGCGAGGCCGCCCTTTGGCGCTTCGAGCCCGGCCAGCACCTCACGCTGCGCGCCATGGTGGGCGGGCAGGAGCTGCGTCGCAGCTACTCGCTGTGCGCCGCGCCCGGCGAGGGCCTGCGCGTGGGCGTGCGGCGCGTTGCAGGAGGTGCCTTCTCCAGCTGGCTCCACGAGCACCTCAAGCCTGGCGACCTGATCGAGGCCATGCCCCCGCAAGGCGCCTTCGGCCGCGCGCTGGCGCTGGCGCCGCGCCACGTGCTGGCGGTGGCCGGCGGCAGCGGCATCACGCCAATGCTGTCGATCCTGAGGGCCCACCTGGCCGCCGCGCCGACGAATCGCGCCACGCTGGTGTACGCCAACCGCACGGCGGCCAGCACGATGTTCGCGGCCGAGCTCGACGACCTGAAGAACCGCCACCTCGCGCGGCTGGCCGTGTTCCCGGTGTTCTCGCGCGAGCAGGTCGATGCGCCGCTGGCCGCCGGCCGGCTGGATGGCGAACGCCTCGCGACCATCGTGCGCCTGGTGGGTGGCGGGGCGGCGGTGGGTCAGGCCTTCGTCTGTGGCCCGCACGCGATGAACGACGAGGTCGAGGCCGCGTTGCGCAGCGCCGGGGTCGACCCAGCGCGCATCCACGTCGAGCGCTTCGGCGTGCCGCCGGCCGAGCCCGCCACGGCCGCCGAACCGCGGCCCGGCGACGCCGAGCTCGCGCGCACCACGGCCCGCATCACCCTCGTGCGCGACGGCCTGACGCGCGAGTTCGGCTACATCGCCGCGGACGGCAATCTGCTAGACGCCGCCGCGCGCACCGGCCTGGACGTGCCGTACTCGTGCAAGAGCGGCGTCTGCGCCACCTGCCGCGCCAAGCTCGTGGAAGGCCAGGTGCGCATGGCGCGCAACTTCGCGCTCGAGCCCGGCGACATCGCCGCCGGTTTCGTGCTCACCTGCCAGGCGCACCCGCTCACCGAGCGCGTCGTCATCAGCTTCGACGAGCGCTGA
- a CDS encoding integrase family protein — protein MAKERLTAPKVAGFTCPPDKAQAFKWDAATPGLGLRVTPTGKPAYIFQGRFQDKTLRVTIGSPDAWSIPQAQERARELQRQIDAGRDPREVKAETIAADVAKRTAEVADVLTVAEVWPRYMAEGKPKRKAAWKPRYVADLKKAASLGGEPKKRGTGKTKPGHLAALMPLRLASIDQDTIREWYAKEAKTAPIQAARAVAMFSGFLGWCATKKDLRALVQKDAARASELGDVLPGVNKRRDALEIDQLPAWFAGTDKLQSRAARAYLQALVLTGARREEMAALRWADVDFQWQKLTIADKVEATRVIPLTPYMAHLINGLPRINEWVFASVRLKKGRKGEPPQWVQASASGRIAEPRAPHSDVLADAGIPHVSIHGLRRTFSLLGEAAGAPAGAIAQVMGHKPSAIAEGYRPRSIDALRPYLAQIERFIHDKAGIQFDPATAAPAGLRLVTAA, from the coding sequence ATGGCAAAGGAACGATTGACGGCGCCGAAGGTGGCGGGGTTCACCTGCCCGCCCGACAAGGCGCAGGCGTTCAAGTGGGACGCTGCAACGCCTGGGCTAGGGCTGCGGGTGACGCCTACCGGGAAGCCCGCCTACATCTTCCAGGGCCGGTTTCAGGACAAGACACTGCGCGTGACCATCGGCAGCCCTGACGCCTGGAGCATCCCGCAGGCTCAGGAACGGGCCCGCGAACTGCAGCGCCAGATTGACGCCGGCCGGGACCCCCGCGAAGTGAAGGCCGAGACCATCGCCGCCGATGTGGCGAAGCGCACCGCCGAAGTGGCCGACGTGCTGACCGTGGCCGAGGTTTGGCCGCGCTACATGGCCGAGGGCAAGCCGAAGCGCAAAGCCGCATGGAAGCCGCGCTATGTCGCCGACCTGAAGAAGGCCGCTTCGCTGGGTGGAGAGCCGAAGAAGCGAGGCACGGGCAAGACGAAGCCCGGGCACCTGGCCGCATTGATGCCGCTGCGGCTGGCGTCGATAGACCAAGACACCATCCGCGAGTGGTATGCGAAGGAAGCCAAGACGGCGCCGATTCAGGCAGCCCGCGCCGTGGCGATGTTCTCCGGGTTCCTCGGCTGGTGCGCAACGAAGAAGGACCTTCGCGCGCTGGTGCAGAAGGACGCCGCGCGCGCCAGCGAGCTAGGCGACGTGCTGCCCGGGGTGAACAAGCGCCGCGACGCCCTGGAGATTGACCAACTGCCCGCATGGTTCGCTGGCACCGACAAGCTGCAAAGCCGCGCTGCCCGCGCCTACCTTCAGGCGCTGGTGCTGACCGGCGCCCGCCGCGAGGAAATGGCCGCGCTGCGCTGGGCTGACGTGGATTTTCAGTGGCAGAAACTGACCATCGCCGACAAGGTGGAAGCGACCCGCGTTATCCCGCTCACGCCCTACATGGCGCACCTTATCAACGGGCTGCCGCGCATCAATGAATGGGTGTTCGCCAGCGTTAGGCTGAAGAAGGGCCGCAAGGGTGAGCCGCCGCAGTGGGTGCAGGCCAGCGCATCGGGCCGCATCGCCGAACCCCGCGCGCCCCATTCCGACGTGCTGGCCGATGCTGGCATCCCGCACGTTTCGATTCACGGGCTGCGCCGCACCTTTTCGCTGCTGGGCGAGGCTGCAGGCGCACCGGCTGGCGCCATCGCGCAGGTTATGGGCCACAAGCCGAGCGCCATTGCCGAGGGCTACCGGCCCCGCTCGATTGACGCGCTGCGCCCCTACCTCGCGCAGATTGAGCGGTTCATTCACGACAAGGCGGGGATTCAATTCGACCCGGCGACCGCCGCGCCCGCTGGCCTGCGGCTGGTGACCGCCGCCTAG
- a CDS encoding AAA family ATPase: protein MLANLDRAREALQAIPPDLPRDEWVRAGMAAQAAGLGFDDFNEWSAGAGNYDERAALATWRSIKPGKGIGEGTLYRMAAEHGGYGKRRERPSKAPARPVEPAKAPRPGMSAAEVWARCRPATEAHGYIVKKDGRPEGLRVVPEGDPLRIQGESVAGCLVVPVLPLAGGEPVSLVFVPSPEVADRWKAKDKPGKLNLKGAPMDGVFIVGELVPGGIAYVCEGIATAWACWKATGFAAVVAFGWSNVRRVAAELRQRDASARLVLVPDKGKEEEAETIAREVGAAVAAMPEGEARNFDANDYALREGIDALEVLLSSASEPPKPEPRFKLLGRDDIAALPPLAWRVRGVLPTVGVAALFGPSASGKSFLAFDLAAHIAEGREWFAYRVTAAPVVYVVLEGEAGFKLRAEAWEQAHGRKLPAGLRLVLQGFKLTGDVPDLAAAILAAVGAGAVVFVDTLNRAAPMADENSSRDMGEILEGTKELQRLTAGLVVLVHHTGKDAARGLRGHSSLFAALDAAVEVTRDGERKEWKVSKAKDGADGDAHPFRLEVVQLPQESDGEPVSSCVVRRDMGTADVARVKLPQGGNQRIVLDALRPMFKASPRFGMGGAPASRPCIELEPALCAAGAALPCASDRRTERTREAITGLVARGVLGCGEGWLWLT from the coding sequence ATGCTGGCTAACCTCGACCGCGCCCGCGAGGCGCTGCAAGCCATCCCGCCCGACCTGCCGCGCGATGAGTGGGTGCGTGCCGGCATGGCCGCGCAGGCTGCGGGCCTGGGCTTCGATGACTTCAACGAATGGAGCGCCGGGGCCGGAAACTATGACGAACGCGCCGCCCTCGCCACCTGGCGCAGCATCAAGCCGGGCAAGGGCATAGGCGAAGGCACGCTGTACCGAATGGCCGCCGAGCATGGGGGCTACGGGAAGCGCCGCGAGCGCCCCAGCAAGGCCCCTGCGCGCCCCGTAGAGCCCGCGAAAGCGCCGCGCCCCGGGATGAGTGCCGCCGAGGTGTGGGCGCGCTGCAGGCCCGCGACTGAAGCGCATGGCTACATCGTGAAGAAGGACGGCCGGCCCGAGGGCTTGCGCGTGGTGCCAGAGGGTGACCCGCTGCGGATTCAGGGCGAGAGCGTGGCCGGCTGCCTGGTGGTGCCGGTGCTGCCGCTGGCCGGTGGCGAGCCGGTTTCGCTGGTGTTCGTACCATCGCCCGAGGTGGCCGACCGATGGAAGGCGAAGGACAAGCCTGGAAAGCTGAACCTCAAGGGCGCACCGATGGACGGGGTGTTCATCGTGGGCGAGCTGGTGCCCGGTGGCATTGCCTACGTGTGCGAAGGCATCGCTACCGCGTGGGCCTGCTGGAAGGCGACCGGCTTCGCTGCCGTGGTGGCGTTCGGCTGGAGTAACGTGCGCCGGGTTGCCGCCGAACTGCGCCAGCGTGACGCATCCGCGCGGCTGGTGCTGGTGCCCGACAAGGGCAAGGAAGAGGAAGCCGAAACCATCGCCCGCGAGGTGGGCGCCGCCGTGGCCGCGATGCCCGAGGGCGAGGCGCGGAACTTCGATGCGAATGACTACGCACTGCGCGAAGGTATCGACGCCCTGGAGGTGCTTCTATCCAGCGCCAGCGAACCGCCGAAACCTGAACCGCGCTTCAAGCTGCTGGGCCGTGATGACATCGCCGCGCTGCCGCCGCTGGCCTGGCGCGTGCGTGGCGTGCTGCCTACCGTAGGCGTGGCCGCATTGTTCGGCCCCAGCGCATCGGGAAAGTCTTTCCTTGCCTTCGACCTGGCCGCGCATATCGCCGAGGGCCGCGAGTGGTTCGCGTATCGCGTGACCGCCGCGCCTGTGGTGTATGTCGTCCTGGAAGGCGAAGCCGGGTTCAAGCTGCGCGCCGAGGCGTGGGAGCAAGCGCACGGCCGGAAGCTGCCGGCCGGCCTGCGCCTGGTGCTGCAGGGGTTCAAGCTGACGGGCGACGTGCCCGACCTCGCCGCCGCCATCCTCGCCGCCGTGGGTGCCGGTGCCGTGGTGTTCGTTGACACCCTGAACCGCGCCGCGCCGATGGCCGATGAGAACTCAAGCCGCGACATGGGCGAGATTCTGGAAGGCACGAAGGAACTGCAGCGGCTGACCGCTGGCCTGGTGGTGCTGGTGCATCACACGGGCAAGGATGCCGCCCGGGGCCTGCGCGGGCACTCAAGCCTTTTCGCTGCACTTGATGCTGCCGTCGAAGTGACCCGCGACGGCGAGCGCAAAGAGTGGAAGGTGAGCAAGGCAAAGGACGGCGCCGATGGTGACGCGCACCCGTTCCGCCTGGAGGTGGTGCAACTGCCGCAAGAGAGCGACGGCGAGCCGGTTTCATCGTGCGTGGTGCGCCGCGACATGGGGACCGCCGACGTGGCACGGGTGAAGCTGCCGCAGGGCGGGAATCAGCGCATCGTGCTCGACGCACTGCGCCCGATGTTCAAGGCATCGCCCCGGTTCGGCATGGGTGGCGCGCCAGCATCGCGCCCGTGCATCGAACTGGAGCCCGCCCTATGCGCTGCAGGGGCCGCCCTGCCCTGCGCCAGCGACCGGCGAACCGAGCGCACCAGAGAGGCGATTACGGGCCTTGTGGCGCGTGGTGTGCTGGGCTGCGGGGAGGGTTGGCTGTGGCTGACGTGA